The following coding sequences lie in one Prochlorococcus marinus XMU1412 genomic window:
- a CDS encoding MFS transporter, giving the protein MFSYGLGDAGTGLVATQFGFFLFKFFISAGLPVIIAGSLLMLIKIWDAVNDPLIGWLSDRTKSRWGPRIPWMVVASVPLGFSLAAIWWTPTGSVLTKTIYYAIISIIVMTAYTSINLPFAALSTEISEKTAIRTRLNASRFTGSIIAGLTGLIIAGVVLGSEGSANNEYFLMGKISGCIAVAATLISCWGLAPFAKKARRPSGKVEPITLQFKRIFRNKKFLKVITLYILLWCALQLMQTVALIYVEDVLNVPTYIAKWIPIPFQISALVGLQIWTRVSNKLNRISALNYGGIMWIISCTAALFLPSLSKISGVGDSLFLNDGNIFLFILLIFIICLIGIGASTAFLIPWSLLPDAIDEDPEKPAGLYTAWMVLIQKIGIAFSVQLLGFLLYLSGYQSCFVDKDGLNIIEQCYSAQLTIRLCIGFIPSILVIIGLLIMREWDRKLITN; this is encoded by the coding sequence ATGTTCTCTTATGGGCTAGGAGATGCAGGCACAGGTTTAGTCGCGACGCAATTTGGTTTTTTTCTGTTCAAATTCTTTATTTCTGCTGGTTTACCAGTAATAATTGCAGGTTCATTATTAATGTTAATAAAGATATGGGATGCAGTAAATGATCCGTTAATTGGATGGTTGAGTGATCGTACTAAATCAAGATGGGGGCCTAGAATACCTTGGATGGTAGTAGCATCTGTTCCTCTTGGTTTCTCTTTAGCTGCGATATGGTGGACACCCACTGGCTCAGTGCTAACCAAGACTATTTACTATGCCATAATTTCTATAATCGTAATGACTGCTTATACAAGTATTAATCTTCCTTTTGCGGCTCTATCTACTGAAATTTCTGAAAAAACAGCAATAAGAACAAGACTAAACGCATCTAGATTTACTGGCTCAATAATTGCAGGACTAACTGGTTTAATAATTGCTGGAGTTGTATTGGGTTCTGAAGGATCAGCAAATAATGAATATTTTTTAATGGGTAAAATAAGCGGATGTATTGCAGTTGCTGCAACATTAATTTCTTGTTGGGGATTGGCTCCATTCGCCAAAAAAGCAAGAAGGCCTTCAGGAAAAGTTGAACCCATAACACTTCAATTCAAAAGAATCTTCAGAAATAAAAAATTTCTAAAAGTTATCACGCTTTATATTCTTCTATGGTGCGCCTTACAATTGATGCAAACAGTAGCGTTAATTTATGTAGAGGATGTACTGAATGTACCAACATATATCGCGAAGTGGATCCCAATTCCTTTCCAAATAAGTGCTTTAGTGGGTTTACAAATATGGACCAGAGTATCAAATAAATTAAACAGGATTTCAGCTTTAAACTATGGAGGGATTATGTGGATTATTTCATGTACGGCAGCATTATTCTTACCTTCTTTATCAAAAATTTCAGGAGTTGGAGATAGTTTATTCCTAAATGACGGCAACATATTTCTGTTCATTCTTTTAATTTTCATAATCTGTCTTATTGGCATTGGTGCTTCAACCGCTTTTCTTATCCCTTGGTCACTACTTCCTGATGCAATAGACGAAGACCCAGAGAAACCGGCAGGACTATATACTGCTTGGATGGTACTTATTCAGAAGATTGGTATCGCTTTTAGTGTTCAATTATTAGGATTTTTATTGTATTTATCAGGTTATCAATCATGCTTTGTTGATAAAGATGGTCTTAATATTATTGAACAATGTTACTCAGCACAATTAACTATTAGATTATGTATTGGTTTTATACCCTCAATATTGGTAATAATTGGTCTTTTAATCATGAGAGAATGGGATCGAAAATTAATTACAAACTAA
- a CDS encoding MlaE family ABC transporter permease: protein MYYLNFFKRLLSSLIIGGQAINFIFKGKISKNDLFDQLMESGPGSLLIVLITGIAAGTVFNIQVASQLTSMGVSSEIGGLLAVGMAREMAPLLTATLMTGKVATAYAAQLGTMKVTEQIEAITMLRTEPVQYLVVPRLLSMVIMSPIQCLLFLSVALWSGQIWSTIFYKVPPIVFWTSVRSGNVSLTSTDLSSMLIKSVVFGLLISVIACGYGLTTKGGPKEVGTSTTGAVVMTLVTVSLMDVLLTQILFG, encoded by the coding sequence ATGTACTACCTTAATTTTTTCAAAAGACTTCTAAGCAGCTTAATCATTGGTGGGCAAGCAATTAATTTTATCTTTAAAGGTAAAATTTCCAAAAATGATCTCTTTGACCAACTTATGGAGTCAGGTCCTGGCAGTTTATTGATTGTATTAATTACAGGAATTGCCGCAGGTACAGTTTTTAATATTCAAGTTGCATCACAACTTACAAGCATGGGGGTTTCAAGTGAAATTGGAGGTTTATTAGCAGTAGGCATGGCGAGAGAAATGGCCCCTCTTCTAACTGCTACTTTAATGACTGGAAAGGTTGCAACTGCCTATGCTGCTCAACTGGGCACTATGAAAGTCACAGAACAAATCGAGGCAATAACCATGTTAAGGACCGAACCAGTCCAATATTTGGTAGTCCCAAGGTTACTATCGATGGTAATAATGTCTCCAATACAGTGTCTTTTGTTTTTATCTGTAGCTTTATGGAGTGGCCAAATTTGGAGCACAATTTTTTATAAAGTTCCTCCAATAGTTTTTTGGACATCTGTAAGATCAGGTAATGTGAGTTTAACCAGTACAGACTTAAGTTCAATGTTAATAAAATCTGTAGTATTCGGATTACTTATTTCAGTCATTGCTTGTGGATATGGACTCACAACTAAAGGAGGTCCAAAAGAAGTTGGAACAAGTACAACAGGTGCTGTTGTAATGACTCTCGTTACTGTATCTTTAATGGATGTATTACTAACGCAAATTTTATTTGGATGA
- a CDS encoding DUF3119 family protein, translating into MFNTKSKKEEPVIISPSFQLPIILIILSFMLLFLNIGSLPTIVFASFSFFLLLQSFTLRIKITNDDFIVLQLGKEIRTFPFKNWISWKFFFPIIPGIFYFREKSSPHLLPILFNPKQLKDELLKKVDSLEIKNS; encoded by the coding sequence ATGTTTAATACCAAATCAAAAAAAGAGGAACCAGTAATAATATCTCCTTCATTTCAGTTGCCAATCATTCTAATAATTTTAAGCTTTATGCTTTTATTTTTAAATATTGGTTCTTTGCCAACAATAGTTTTTGCTTCTTTTAGCTTTTTTTTATTACTTCAGTCATTCACCTTAAGAATAAAAATAACAAATGATGATTTTATCGTTTTACAATTAGGTAAAGAGATTAGAACTTTTCCATTTAAGAACTGGATATCATGGAAATTCTTTTTCCCTATAATCCCGGGTATTTTTTATTTTAGAGAAAAGTCCAGTCCTCATTTGTTACCAATTTTATTTAATCCAAAGCAATTAAAAGATGAGCTCTTAAAAAAAGTTGATTCCCTGGAAATTAAAAATTCTTAA
- a CDS encoding DUF3086 domain-containing protein, translated as MTNTEISDNNPEKELMLDKSISDDKTKQISKKNTTQNKKITPKNDKSTKSFDEISNEILRDLVSKKDSLVKEIKELETKKNEIEKDINSNFKGQSDNIAKRVKGFQEYLTGALQNLSQNVEKLELVSQPIIVKPSPLDEKKQNNSTNNIVNVPALSETFKPDEEIIKSCFASFKEQPDFYAEPWKLRRSLDSSDIEIMDDWFFNMGGRGSLESRGSRQKNALLSAGLISILGELYGDQFQTLILASQPERLGEWRRILQDSLGLTRDDFGPNSGIVLFERPEGVIERADRLEANEELPFIIIDAAETSVEIPILQFPLWVAFAGSDNEIYDDLELN; from the coding sequence ATGACCAATACAGAAATTTCCGACAATAATCCTGAAAAGGAATTAATGCTAGATAAGTCAATTTCAGATGATAAAACCAAACAAATTAGTAAGAAAAATACAACGCAAAATAAAAAAATTACACCGAAAAACGATAAATCAACTAAATCTTTTGATGAAATTTCTAATGAAATTTTAAGAGATCTCGTCTCAAAAAAAGACTCTTTAGTTAAAGAAATAAAAGAGTTAGAAACAAAAAAAAATGAAATAGAAAAAGATATTAATTCAAATTTCAAAGGACAGTCAGATAATATTGCTAAAAGAGTGAAAGGCTTTCAAGAGTACTTAACTGGAGCTTTGCAAAATCTTTCACAAAATGTAGAGAAACTTGAATTAGTTTCGCAACCAATCATCGTAAAGCCTTCTCCCTTGGATGAGAAAAAGCAAAACAATAGCACAAATAATATAGTTAATGTTCCTGCTCTTTCTGAAACATTTAAGCCAGATGAAGAGATTATAAAAAGTTGCTTTGCAAGTTTCAAAGAACAACCTGACTTTTATGCAGAACCTTGGAAATTAAGACGGAGTCTTGATTCATCAGATATAGAAATTATGGATGATTGGTTCTTTAACATGGGCGGAAGAGGTTCTCTTGAAAGTAGAGGATCTAGACAAAAAAATGCCTTGTTATCAGCAGGTTTAATATCTATTCTTGGCGAATTATATGGAGATCAGTTTCAGACTCTTATTTTAGCTTCGCAGCCTGAACGATTAGGTGAATGGAGAAGAATTCTTCAAGATTCACTTGGTCTAACAAGAGATGACTTTGGACCTAATAGTGGGATTGTTCTTTTTGAAAGGCCTGAAGGTGTCATCGAAAGAGCTGATAGATTAGAAGCCAATGAAGAATTGCCATTTATTATCATTGATGCAGCAGAAACCTCTGTTGAAATTCCAATACTACAATTCCCATTATGGGTTGCATTTGCTGGTTCAGATAATGAAATTTACGATGATCTTGAACTAAACTAA
- the plsY gene encoding glycerol-3-phosphate 1-O-acyltransferase PlsY produces MNILIIFTSYLLGSLPTGFLTGKYLKNIDLRTIGSGSTGATNVLRNVGKWPALFVFIIDVGKGLIAVKLAQYYSDQGLIEVIAGISAISGHIWPIWLKGKGGKAVATGLGMFLALSWKVGLASLGIFLIVLTKTKFVSLSSISAAILLPIFMFFYLGKFMHSYFFISLIVSLLVIWKHRTNITRLLKGEESKINQNQ; encoded by the coding sequence ATGAATATCTTAATAATTTTTACAAGTTATCTTTTAGGATCACTTCCAACAGGTTTTTTAACTGGGAAATATCTCAAAAATATAGATCTAAGAACTATAGGTTCTGGATCTACTGGAGCCACAAATGTCCTAAGAAATGTTGGAAAATGGCCAGCACTTTTTGTTTTTATCATTGACGTTGGGAAAGGCCTTATTGCAGTAAAACTTGCTCAATATTATTCAGATCAAGGATTAATAGAAGTAATCGCAGGGATATCCGCTATCTCAGGACATATTTGGCCAATATGGCTTAAAGGTAAAGGAGGGAAAGCTGTTGCGACTGGATTAGGTATGTTTTTAGCTCTTTCTTGGAAAGTTGGACTCGCATCTCTTGGCATTTTTTTAATAGTGCTAACAAAAACTAAATTTGTCTCTTTATCGAGTATTTCAGCTGCAATCTTACTTCCTATTTTTATGTTTTTTTACCTAGGTAAATTTATGCACTCTTACTTTTTTATAAGTTTAATTGTGTCATTATTAGTAATCTGGAAACATAGAACAAACATAACAAGATTACTTAAGGGAGAAGAATCCAAAATCAATCAGAATCAATAG
- the pyrF gene encoding orotidine-5'-phosphate decarboxylase — translation MNNRFNSEDKIILAMDGLDVRQAKLLLDKCPNIKWVKVGLELFVREGPRVIEILKGLNKKIFLDLKFHDIPNTMRAACYQVSKLGVDIISIHASAGLKALKDSKKASLEGATSVSLKPPLVVGITVLTSFSLKDFQTDLDRNNSIEENVLRLAKLSFDAGLDGCVCSPLEVKMLRSIYSNNFELITPGIRLNIDNKDDQNRIMTPHEAIDNGASKLVIGRSISKAIDPNKALIEIFKSIDSD, via the coding sequence ATGAATAACAGATTTAATTCAGAAGATAAAATAATATTGGCAATGGATGGATTAGATGTAAGGCAAGCAAAATTACTTTTGGATAAATGTCCTAATATTAAGTGGGTGAAAGTTGGTTTAGAGCTTTTTGTGAGGGAAGGTCCAAGAGTTATCGAAATATTAAAAGGTTTAAATAAAAAAATTTTTTTAGACTTAAAATTTCATGATATTCCAAATACCATGCGTGCAGCATGCTACCAAGTTTCAAAATTAGGGGTGGATATAATTTCTATTCATGCTTCAGCAGGTCTAAAAGCTCTTAAGGATTCGAAAAAAGCATCTTTAGAAGGAGCCACCTCAGTCAGTTTAAAGCCTCCTCTAGTTGTAGGAATAACTGTTTTAACAAGCTTTTCTCTTAAAGATTTTCAAACTGATCTTGATAGAAATAATTCAATTGAAGAAAATGTATTGAGACTTGCAAAGTTGTCTTTTGATGCCGGATTAGATGGATGTGTTTGTTCCCCTTTGGAGGTAAAAATGTTGAGATCTATTTATAGTAATAATTTTGAACTTATTACACCAGGTATCAGATTAAATATTGATAATAAAGATGATCAAAATAGAATTATGACTCCCCATGAAGCTATAGATAATGGCGCTTCAAAGTTAGTTATTGGTAGATCAATATCAAAAGCTATAGATCCTAATAAAGCTCTAATAGAAATATTTAAATCTATTGATTCTGATTGA
- the tyrS gene encoding tyrosine--tRNA ligase produces the protein MSDNLILPSWLSRGIEEYFPIKGTDQTFSEIIDHAKKNNKKLRVKLGIDPTGTDIHLGHSILFKKLRAFQDNGHVAVLIIGDFTAQIGDPTGKNKTRVQLSEKEVKDNAKTYLTQLGMGKPANESILDFDSKDRIEIRYNSEWLKGLNLNSIIELMGSTTVSQMLAKEEFNKRYTSQVPIALHEFLYPLLQGYDSVVVQSDIELGGTDQKFNIAIGRDLQRHFKQDPQFGVLLPILTGLDGIKKMSKSEFNTVGLNEDPLSMYSKLEKVPDNIIPSYFELLTELNLSFLENSNPRELQRRMALEVTTLFHGAEEALNAQSNCEKLFLGQKEKVGEIPEISLKEVVFPVKFFYLLSALKLFKSSSESKRSIKGGGVKIESQKVINPDLVFNSKNDLEGKILQIGKKIIKRFEN, from the coding sequence ATGTCAGATAATTTAATATTGCCATCATGGCTGTCAAGAGGAATAGAAGAATATTTTCCAATTAAGGGAACGGATCAAACCTTTTCGGAGATAATTGATCATGCGAAAAAAAATAATAAAAAATTAAGGGTTAAACTAGGGATCGATCCAACTGGAACAGATATTCATCTTGGGCACAGCATATTGTTTAAAAAACTTAGGGCATTCCAAGATAATGGACATGTTGCAGTTCTAATTATTGGAGATTTTACTGCTCAAATTGGAGACCCAACGGGAAAAAACAAAACAAGGGTCCAGTTATCGGAAAAAGAAGTTAAGGATAATGCAAAAACATACTTAACCCAACTAGGGATGGGAAAGCCAGCTAATGAATCTATTTTAGATTTTGATTCAAAAGATAGAATAGAAATTAGATATAACAGTGAATGGTTAAAAGGATTAAATCTTAATTCGATAATTGAATTAATGGGTAGTACAACAGTTAGTCAAATGCTAGCTAAGGAGGAATTTAATAAAAGGTACACTTCGCAAGTCCCAATTGCTTTGCATGAATTCTTATATCCACTTTTACAAGGTTACGATTCGGTAGTTGTTCAATCAGATATTGAGCTTGGAGGTACAGATCAGAAATTTAATATTGCAATAGGAAGAGATCTTCAAAGGCATTTTAAACAAGACCCTCAATTTGGTGTTCTGCTGCCAATTTTGACAGGTTTAGATGGGATTAAGAAGATGAGTAAATCTGAATTTAACACCGTCGGTTTGAATGAAGATCCTCTTTCAATGTATTCAAAATTAGAAAAAGTCCCAGATAATATAATACCTTCTTATTTTGAATTACTTACTGAATTAAATTTAAGTTTTCTTGAAAACTCAAATCCTCGTGAATTACAGAGAAGAATGGCTCTAGAAGTTACTACTTTATTCCATGGGGCTGAAGAAGCATTAAACGCGCAATCAAACTGCGAAAAATTATTCCTTGGACAAAAAGAAAAAGTTGGAGAAATTCCAGAGATTTCTTTAAAAGAAGTAGTTTTTCCAGTAAAGTTTTTTTACTTGTTAAGTGCTCTAAAACTTTTCAAATCTAGCAGCGAATCCAAAAGATCTATTAAAGGTGGGGGTGTAAAAATTGAAAGTCAGAAAGTAATAAATCCTGATTTAGTTTTTAATTCAAAAAATGATTTGGAAGGAAAAATTTTGCAAATTGGGAAAAAAATAATTAAGAGGTTTGAAAACTAA
- a CDS encoding DUF1825 family protein translates to MGFFESDIVQEEAKKLFTDYQELMKLGSDYGKFDREGKKMFIKKMESLMDRYKVFMKRFELSEDFQAKMTVEQLKTQLSQFGITPDQMFDQMNKTLIRMKDELDKTS, encoded by the coding sequence ATGGGATTCTTTGAGTCAGACATCGTTCAAGAAGAAGCTAAAAAGCTTTTTACAGACTACCAAGAACTTATGAAACTTGGTTCTGATTATGGAAAATTTGACAGAGAAGGGAAAAAAATGTTTATAAAAAAAATGGAATCTCTTATGGATCGTTATAAGGTTTTTATGAAGAGGTTTGAATTATCTGAAGATTTTCAAGCAAAAATGACCGTAGAACAATTAAAGACACAGTTAAGTCAATTTGGGATTACTCCTGATCAAATGTTCGATCAAATGAATAAAACCTTAATAAGAATGAAGGATGAACTTGATAAAACTTCTTAA
- a CDS encoding leucyl aminopeptidase, with the protein MQFSTFQENLDNWQGASLIFGVLEEEIASQLENLKFVIDPKLLLKKITQKKFKGEKGQTLSFEFLDQKLETLIIVGLGKSKDLNKSDIENSIGNLLRKTVDKNEKISIMLPWELINLQLAINQLAESARLSTYKDNRFNKKKDEKKVLKEIEFLNLKKSENISFAETAQICEGVELARRLVAAPPNSLTPLEMSIQAFQIAKDHDLEIKILEAKDCEDLGMGAYLAVAKGSDLDPKFIHLTLKSEGPIKEKIALVGKGLTFDSGGYNLKVGASQIEMMKYDMGGSAAVLGAAKALGAIKPKGLEIHFIVASCENMINGSAVHPGDVVKASNGKTIEINNTDAEGRLTLADALTYASNLKPDSIIDLATLTGAIVVALGNDVAGFWSNNDDLANDLKAASAQSGEELWQMPLQKSYKEGLKSHIADMKNTGPRAGGSITAALFLEEFFDKEIKWAHIDIAGTCWTDKNKGIHPSGATGFGVKTLVQWIKNK; encoded by the coding sequence ATGCAATTTTCCACATTCCAAGAAAATCTAGATAACTGGCAAGGTGCTTCATTAATTTTTGGAGTTTTAGAGGAAGAAATTGCGAGCCAACTTGAAAACTTAAAATTTGTTATTGACCCAAAATTACTACTTAAAAAAATTACTCAAAAAAAATTCAAAGGAGAAAAAGGGCAAACTTTAAGCTTTGAATTTTTAGATCAAAAATTAGAAACTTTAATCATAGTTGGTCTTGGCAAATCAAAAGACCTAAATAAAAGTGATATAGAAAACTCTATAGGAAATCTACTTAGGAAAACTGTTGATAAAAATGAAAAAATCAGCATAATGCTACCTTGGGAATTAATAAATTTACAACTAGCAATAAATCAATTAGCAGAGTCAGCCAGATTATCTACCTATAAGGACAATAGATTCAATAAGAAAAAAGATGAAAAGAAAGTTCTTAAAGAAATAGAGTTTTTGAATTTAAAAAAATCTGAGAATATTAGCTTTGCAGAGACAGCACAAATATGTGAAGGTGTAGAACTAGCTAGAAGACTTGTAGCTGCCCCTCCCAATAGTCTTACACCTCTGGAAATGTCTATACAAGCTTTTCAAATTGCTAAAGATCATGATTTGGAAATAAAAATTTTAGAGGCAAAAGATTGTGAAGATTTAGGAATGGGTGCATATTTAGCTGTAGCAAAAGGTTCTGATCTAGATCCTAAATTTATACATCTTACTTTAAAGTCAGAGGGTCCTATAAAAGAAAAGATTGCTCTTGTTGGGAAAGGTTTAACCTTTGACTCTGGAGGATACAACCTTAAAGTAGGAGCATCTCAAATTGAAATGATGAAATATGATATGGGCGGAAGCGCTGCAGTTTTAGGAGCAGCAAAAGCACTTGGAGCAATAAAACCAAAGGGATTAGAAATTCATTTTATTGTGGCATCTTGCGAAAACATGATAAATGGATCTGCAGTACATCCTGGAGATGTAGTTAAAGCTTCTAATGGTAAGACAATTGAAATAAATAACACTGATGCAGAGGGTAGACTCACATTGGCTGATGCTTTAACTTACGCATCAAATTTAAAACCGGATTCAATAATAGATCTCGCAACTTTAACAGGAGCTATTGTTGTTGCATTAGGGAATGATGTTGCTGGATTCTGGAGCAATAATGATGATCTAGCAAATGATCTAAAAGCTGCATCAGCCCAGAGTGGCGAAGAATTATGGCAAATGCCTTTACAAAAATCTTATAAAGAAGGTTTAAAGTCTCATATAGCTGACATGAAAAATACAGGCCCTAGAGCAGGTGGGTCAATAACTGCTGCTTTGTTTTTAGAAGAATTCTTTGATAAAGAGATTAAATGGGCGCATATTGATATTGCTGGGACTTGTTGGACTGATAAGAATAAGGGAATTCACCCATCCGGTGCAACCGGTTTTGGAGTTAAAACTCTTGTTCAATGGATTAAAAATAAATAA
- the msrA gene encoding peptide-methionine (S)-S-oxide reductase MsrA: protein MKYFLPLIIALSIFINPVNAFAEELILAGGCFWCLEHDLESLKGINFVQSGYSGGDIQNPTYENHEGHQEVVLVDYDSKLVTLPEILRLYFRNIDPLDGGGQFCDRGDSYRPVIFFKDATEENDAINGIVSASNELRVPLEKISVELKSKGQFWLAEEYHQDFAERNELKYKFYRFSCGRDQRLDKLWGDNARSTNLWDE, encoded by the coding sequence ATGAAATATTTCTTACCTCTAATAATTGCGCTTTCAATATTTATTAATCCTGTAAACGCTTTTGCAGAGGAATTGATTCTTGCAGGAGGTTGTTTTTGGTGTTTAGAACATGATTTAGAGTCATTAAAGGGGATAAATTTTGTACAAAGTGGTTATTCAGGTGGAGATATTCAAAATCCTACATACGAAAATCATGAAGGACATCAGGAAGTGGTTTTGGTGGACTATGATTCCAAATTGGTAACTTTACCCGAGATACTTAGGCTCTATTTTAGAAATATTGATCCTCTGGATGGCGGTGGTCAATTTTGTGATCGTGGAGATTCTTATAGGCCAGTAATTTTTTTCAAAGATGCAACTGAGGAAAATGATGCAATAAATGGAATTGTTTCGGCCTCTAATGAATTGCGTGTGCCATTAGAAAAAATATCTGTAGAACTAAAGTCAAAAGGTCAATTTTGGTTGGCTGAAGAATATCATCAGGATTTTGCTGAGAGAAATGAATTAAAATATAAGTTCTATAGATTCTCATGTGGGAGAGATCAGAGGTTGGATAAATTATGGGGCGATAACGCTAGATCAACAAATCTTTGGGATGAATGA
- the lpxB gene encoding lipid-A-disaccharide synthase, with protein sequence MNKKIFISTGEVSGDLHGSLLSKALLDEAKKKSIDLEICGLGGERMRKEGVKILQDTTSISAIGIWEALPLIIPTIIIQRRFYKLLKKYPPDCLILIDYMGPNIKIGTKLKKSKTKIPIFYYIAPQEWAWRVGNNSTTNLINFSDKIFAIFKKEAAFYKKRGGNVLWVGHPMIDLTKKLPLKKDARTILSLRPNQNILLLMPASRPQELRYILPTFMLAARKLQQKYPSLVVYIPSCRKAFDEIFKKALRKYQVKGLVISQKDSAKLKPYIYSLTKIALCKSGTVNMELALYGIPQIVGYRVSRVTAFIAKKILNFKVKFISPVNLLVNKLIIPEFVQREFDEKKIFYKSCRILDGKSEKLKIKKGYAFLKKELGEEGVVQRAAKEIINSII encoded by the coding sequence ATGAATAAAAAGATCTTTATAAGTACTGGAGAAGTCTCTGGAGATTTGCACGGAAGTTTGTTATCAAAAGCATTATTAGATGAAGCAAAAAAAAAATCTATAGATTTAGAAATTTGCGGATTAGGCGGGGAAAGGATGAGGAAAGAAGGCGTAAAAATTCTTCAAGATACTACATCAATTAGTGCAATAGGAATTTGGGAGGCTTTACCTCTTATTATTCCAACAATAATAATTCAAAGAAGATTTTATAAATTATTAAAAAAATATCCTCCGGATTGCTTAATTTTGATTGACTATATGGGTCCAAATATAAAAATTGGAACAAAATTAAAAAAATCGAAGACTAAAATTCCAATTTTTTACTATATTGCACCTCAAGAATGGGCTTGGAGGGTTGGTAATAATAGCACGACAAATTTAATAAATTTTTCTGATAAAATATTTGCGATTTTTAAGAAAGAAGCAGCATTTTATAAAAAGAGAGGTGGAAATGTTTTGTGGGTTGGACATCCAATGATTGATTTAACAAAAAAACTTCCGCTAAAGAAAGATGCTCGAACTATTCTAAGCCTGCGCCCAAATCAAAATATTCTACTTTTAATGCCCGCATCAAGACCTCAAGAATTGAGATATATATTACCTACTTTTATGCTGGCGGCTAGAAAATTACAACAAAAATATCCAAGTTTGGTTGTCTATATCCCCTCCTGTCGAAAGGCTTTTGATGAAATATTCAAAAAAGCATTGAGAAAATATCAAGTTAAAGGACTTGTTATTTCTCAAAAAGATAGTGCAAAATTAAAGCCTTATATTTATTCCCTCACTAAAATTGCTCTTTGTAAATCTGGTACAGTTAATATGGAATTAGCTTTATATGGAATCCCACAGATTGTTGGTTATAGAGTAAGTAGGGTAACTGCTTTTATTGCTAAAAAAATTCTCAATTTTAAAGTAAAGTTTATTTCTCCTGTAAATTTGTTAGTTAATAAATTAATAATCCCTGAGTTTGTGCAGAGAGAGTTTGACGAAAAGAAAATTTTTTACAAATCTTGTAGGATTCTTGATGGGAAGTCAGAAAAATTAAAAATTAAAAAAGGTTATGCTTTTTTAAAAAAAGAATTAGGAGAAGAGGGCGTAGTCCAGAGGGCTGCTAAAGAGATTATTAATTCCATTATTTGA
- the lpxA gene encoding acyl-ACP--UDP-N-acetylglucosamine O-acyltransferase: protein MDHKNNELNSSFSGVKVHPNAFVDPSAELHDGVIVSQGAIIGPDVTIGKGTEIGPNAVISGRTQIGTNNKVFPNVFIGLDPQDLKYKGAHTEVIIGDNNTFRECVTINKATDEGEKTIIGNNNLLMAYTHIGHNCELGNRIVLSNSVHVAGHVKIEDKAIIGGCLGIHQFVHIGYLAMIGGMTRVDRDVPPFCLAEGHPGRLRGLNRIGIKRSGLMENKDFDLKLLQSTWNILFKSNNAISNSLEKVMKGELDLSSTRLCSFLKESISKERRGPMPVVNV, encoded by the coding sequence ATGGATCATAAAAATAATGAATTGAACTCAAGCTTTAGTGGCGTAAAAGTGCACCCAAATGCTTTTGTTGATCCTAGTGCCGAATTACATGATGGGGTTATTGTCTCTCAAGGAGCTATTATCGGTCCTGATGTGACTATCGGGAAAGGAACCGAAATAGGACCGAATGCTGTTATTTCAGGAAGAACTCAAATTGGTACTAATAATAAAGTTTTCCCAAATGTTTTTATAGGTCTCGATCCCCAGGATCTTAAATATAAAGGGGCCCATACTGAAGTAATTATTGGAGATAATAATACTTTCAGAGAATGTGTAACTATTAATAAGGCAACTGATGAAGGAGAAAAAACAATTATTGGAAATAATAATTTGTTGATGGCTTACACTCATATCGGCCATAATTGTGAACTTGGTAATAGGATAGTTTTATCAAATAGTGTTCACGTCGCAGGCCATGTAAAGATTGAAGATAAAGCTATTATTGGCGGTTGTTTAGGTATTCATCAGTTTGTACATATTGGATATTTAGCAATGATTGGAGGGATGACTAGAGTAGATAGAGATGTACCTCCTTTTTGCTTGGCCGAAGGGCATCCAGGAAGATTAAGAGGTTTAAATCGGATTGGAATAAAGAGAAGTGGTTTAATGGAAAATAAAGATTTTGACTTAAAATTACTTCAAAGTACTTGGAATATACTTTTTAAATCTAATAATGCGATTTCAAATTCTTTAGAAAAAGTAATGAAAGGAGAATTAGATCTTTCATCTACAAGATTATGTAGTTTTTTAAAAGAATCAATATCTAAAGAAAGAAGAGGACCAATGCCTGTAGTGAATGTATGA